From the genome of Streptomyces sp. V2I9:
TTCTTGACTCTCCCGGTGGAAGGCGATGAGCGTGAGGCCGTCGAAGTCGATCGGTTCGCGGCGGCGGGCGCCTGCTGTGCGGAGTTGGAAGCCTTGTTCGTTGTCGGCGGGGTGGGCGAGGACCGCGAGGCCGTCGTGGGTGCAGGCGGTCACCGCTGCCCAGAGTTCGTCGCGGACCTTGGCGGAGACGGTTCCGACGTAGAGCTCGGGTGTGACTTCGAGGAGCCAGCGGGTGAGGGCTCCGCGGAGGTGGTCGGGTACGGCGGTGGCGGAGATGACGATCATCGAGGACATGGTCGGTGGTCTTCCGTGGGGAGGGTCACGGTTGCTTTCCGTGGTTGATGCCGGCGGGTACGGAGCCGCTGACGGGGTCCCAGAGATCGACCATCTGTTCTGCGGGATCGGGGGCTTCGTAGGTGTGGTCGGGGTCGAGGAGCTGCTGGATGTCGGTGACGATGCGCGGGAGGAGCTGGAAGAGGCGTAGTTCGTGGCGGAAGGAACGGCGCGCTTCGCCTTCGGGGTTGGAGGATGCGTGGAGGGAGAAGGCGAGGGGGATGGTGAGTTCTGCTTTGTAGAGGTCGGCGATGTCGTAGACGAAGGCTTGCTGGTTGCCGCTGTGGACGAATCCGAGGGCGGGGGAGCAGCCGAGCGCGGTGATCGCTGCGTGCACGATGCCGTAGAGGCAGGTGTTGGCCGAGGAGAGGGCGAGGTTGACGGGGTCCTGGGTGTCCCAGGAGGAGGGGTCGTAGGAGCGGCGGAAGCGGCCGATCTTGTACTGGCGGGCGAGGAGTTGGTAGTGGGCTTTGACGCGTTGGCCCTCCATGCCACGGAGTTTGTCGAGGCTGGTGCCGTTGGTGGCGGTGCCGTCTCCGAAGCGCATTTCGTACATGGTCTGGGCGATGGCGAGGCGGCGGGTGTCGTCGGTCCAGGCGCGGGTCTGACGTTCGAGCCAGAGCGTGGTGAGGGATTCGGGGACGGCGGCGGAGTAGCAGCGGACGCCACCTGATCCCGCGGTGATGACGGTGGTGCCGTTTCTGGCGAAGGTGGTGAGGGCGCGCGCGGTGATGGAGGTGCCGGGGCCGAGGAGGACGCAGCTGAGGGCTGCGGTGGGGAGGTAGACGGTTTCGGTTCCCCGTTGTTCGCTGGTGACTTCCGCGCAGACCCCGGTGTCGTCCTGGTGGATGCGGACGATGTCGAGGTAGAGGAAGGACAGGGAGTCGGCGATGCGGGGGAGCATGGCGACGGTGGGGGCGGCGAGTCTGCGCCGCGCGTTGCCGTTGGTGAGGGGCTTGGTGGCCGGCGGTGGGGTCATGGGGTCTGCCTCGCGGGGGCGATGCTGAGGAGGCCGCAGCCGTACGCCTTGCCCCGGCCGACGCCGCTGAGTACGGCCTTGCGCAGGAGGTCGGTGTCGATGATGGCTGCCGTGCCGTCGAACTGGGTGCGGGCGTGTCGGATGTTCTGGGGTGGGGCTCCGTCTCGGCGGCGTTGTCCGCGGACGGCGTCCAGGGGGTGGGAGTGGTGAGTGAGGGGTTTGATGCCGCTGTTGTCGGCTTGTCGGAGCCACCATTCGTCGGCCGCGGCACCGGTGAGCGCGACGACGGGCGGGAGGCCGTACAGGGCGCGGGTGGTGGCGCCGGGCTTGCGTACGGGGCTGGCGACGCAGCGGTAGCGGATGGTCAGGCCGGGGCGGACGGCGTCGAGGAGTGCGTCGAGGGGGCGGGCGAGGATGGTGCCGTAGCCGTCCGGGAGGCCGCTGGTGTCGGGCTCGTAGGTGGACTGGACGAGCAGGTGCGGTCCGGCGGGGGTGTCTTCGGTGCGGAAGAGGACGCCGAAGCGGGCGCGGGGGTCGGGGCCCGCTTCGGACGGGAAGAGGCTCATGATGCGGCGGTGGGTGCCGATCGGGTCGTTCAGGTCGCGGCGTGCCTCCGGGGAGCGGGTGTCGGGGACGATGCGAGTGAGCCAGAGAGTCATCGTCGGCTCCCTTCGGTGGTGTGCAGCCGGGTGTCGAGGTAGTGGCCCAGTGCGGTGAGCTGCTGGGTTCCGAGTCCGGCGAACTGGGAGTCGGGCAGGAGCAGGCTGCGCCGGTACAGGGGCCGGGCGCGGTAGGCCCGTCGGCTCGGGTGGTAGCTGACCGGCTGGTCGTTGAGTCGACCCGAGGAGTGCGTGCCGTCCTCGTGGGTTTCGCTGACCGTGTGGGCCGGCGCGGGCAGGAAGTCCAGCGGACGGTCGGCCAGGAACTCCACCGGCCTGTGCTCCGATGCGCGGCTTCTTGCCGGTGGTGCGGCGAGGGGCAGATGGATGAGGTGGTGCAGGGCGTCGTCGCTCTGCCCGAGCAGTACGGGACCTTCCGGCGGGCAGGAACGGCGGCCGAGATGCAGCGGCCACCGAGGGGCGCGCAGGGCGTTCGCACAGCGGTCGAGGAGCGGTTGGGTGGCGGGGGTGGGCCGGGGGGTGGTGAGGGCGACGGTGAAAGCGGCGTCGGCGAGGTAGACGCGGTGGGTGAGGAGGGTGCCGGTGTCGCCGGTGCGCTTCTTGCCCTCGGCGGTGGTCACGGTGGCTTTGCCGGGGAGGCCGCCGCCGACGGTGTGCAGGTCGCGCAGCAGGACACCGGGCCGGTCGGTGCGCACGGTCATGTGCAGGGCGGTGAGGTCGTCGATGGGCTGGTCGCGCCGGCGGCCGAGGGCGGACGCGAGCATGCCGATGACGCCGGAGCGGGTCGGGAAGGCGGAGGTGTCGCGTTCGTTGAAGTGGCTGTGCAGGCCCCAGGACTGCAGGGGCCCGGCCAGGCGGAGCAGAAGGCCCGGTTCGGGTTCGGGGAGCGGGGACGTCATACCGCGCCGCCGGAGGGCAGGGCGCTGGTGAGGGCGGAGTCGATGAGCGCGTCGAAGCTGGTGTGGCGGGTGCCGAGGCCGTCGAGGCCCTTGGCGTCGACGCCGGCCCAGCCCGCGTCGACGACACCGCCGGTGCCCAGGAGACGGTTGGCGTCCTCGGCGTAGCCGGACAGGGTGGTGCGGGAGGGGGCCGCGTACCCGCCCTGGGCGGCAGCGATGACCGGGCTCTCGAACGCGGCGGCGTAGGACAGGGGCCGGTCGGCGCGTACGGAGATGTGGACGAGGTCGGGGATGGTGTGGGGGGCCGTGGAGTTCTTCTTCGCCTGCGGCAGCGACCGGATGAACGCGTTGAGGAAGGCGGCGGTGAGTTCGCGCACTTCGTCGGGGCGGTCGCCGATGTTGCGGGCGAGATCCCGCAGGTCGACGGTGGCGAACCGGTAGAAGGTGCCGGCACTGAATTCGGCGTGGCCCATGTGGCCGCTGCCGCTCTGGTCGCCCCAGAGGGCGGAGACGTCGTCGACGGCGGAGAAGTAGTCGAGTTCGACGTCGGTCTCGTGGGTCGTGAGGGCGTGGGCGACCTGGACCGCACCGTCGACACCGGCGTTGTCGATCTCGGCGAGCATGCGTCCGAAGAGATTGATGACGCCGTTGCGGGAGCGCAGGATGGCCTCGACGCGGTCGGAGGGCAGGATGCTCTTGTCCGTCTTCTTCCTGATGTCCTTCGCGCCCTGCAGAGCTTCGCGGAACTCCTCGGCCAGGTCCGCGAGTTCGGTCACGGCTGTATCGGGGACGTAGACCATCGCGTTGGTGAGCACCTTGTTCGCCACGTCCTGCTTGGGGTCCTGGGGGTCCTTCGCCGGTTCGAACTTGATGCTGCTGGCCGCGGCCGTGTGAGCCCCGGCCTTCTCGGCGAGATCCTGCGGCCAGCCGCGCTCCGACGAGAGGACGAGGGCCACCCGCTCCCCGATACGGCGCGTGCGCAGCGCCACCTGGCCGATGCGGTCCTCGAACTCTTCGCGGATGGCCCGCTTCCAGGACTGGCTGCTGACCCGGGTCCGCAGCACGTTGCCGTACTGGACCGTCTTGACGGAGTTCGTGTCGTCGCGGTTCAGGTT
Proteins encoded in this window:
- the cas2e gene encoding type I-E CRISPR-associated endoribonuclease Cas2e encodes the protein MSSMIVISATAVPDHLRGALTRWLLEVTPELYVGTVSAKVRDELWAAVTACTHDGLAVLAHPADNEQGFQLRTAGARRREPIDFDGLTLIAFHRESQEMANPL
- the cas1e gene encoding type I-E CRISPR-associated endonuclease Cas1e, translated to MTPPPATKPLTNGNARRRLAAPTVAMLPRIADSLSFLYLDIVRIHQDDTGVCAEVTSEQRGTETVYLPTAALSCVLLGPGTSITARALTTFARNGTTVITAGSGGVRCYSAAVPESLTTLWLERQTRAWTDDTRRLAIAQTMYEMRFGDGTATNGTSLDKLRGMEGQRVKAHYQLLARQYKIGRFRRSYDPSSWDTQDPVNLALSSANTCLYGIVHAAITALGCSPALGFVHSGNQQAFVYDIADLYKAELTIPLAFSLHASSNPEGEARRSFRHELRLFQLLPRIVTDIQQLLDPDHTYEAPDPAEQMVDLWDPVSGSVPAGINHGKQP
- the cas6e gene encoding type I-E CRISPR-associated protein Cas6/Cse3/CasE → MTLWLTRIVPDTRSPEARRDLNDPIGTHRRIMSLFPSEAGPDPRARFGVLFRTEDTPAGPHLLVQSTYEPDTSGLPDGYGTILARPLDALLDAVRPGLTIRYRCVASPVRKPGATTRALYGLPPVVALTGAAADEWWLRQADNSGIKPLTHHSHPLDAVRGQRRRDGAPPQNIRHARTQFDGTAAIIDTDLLRKAVLSGVGRGKAYGCGLLSIAPARQTP
- the cas5e gene encoding type I-E CRISPR-associated protein Cas5/CasD; its protein translation is MTSPLPEPEPGLLLRLAGPLQSWGLHSHFNERDTSAFPTRSGVIGMLASALGRRRDQPIDDLTALHMTVRTDRPGVLLRDLHTVGGGLPGKATVTTAEGKKRTGDTGTLLTHRVYLADAAFTVALTTPRPTPATQPLLDRCANALRAPRWPLHLGRRSCPPEGPVLLGQSDDALHHLIHLPLAAPPARSRASEHRPVEFLADRPLDFLPAPAHTVSETHEDGTHSSGRLNDQPVSYHPSRRAYRARPLYRRSLLLPDSQFAGLGTQQLTALGHYLDTRLHTTEGSRR
- the cas7e gene encoding type I-E CRISPR-associated protein Cas7/Cse4/CasC: MPMTARFVDIHVVQSVPFANLNRDDTNSVKTVQYGNVLRTRVSSQSWKRAIREEFEDRIGQVALRTRRIGERVALVLSSERGWPQDLAEKAGAHTAAASSIKFEPAKDPQDPKQDVANKVLTNAMVYVPDTAVTELADLAEEFREALQGAKDIRKKTDKSILPSDRVEAILRSRNGVINLFGRMLAEIDNAGVDGAVQVAHALTTHETDVELDYFSAVDDVSALWGDQSGSGHMGHAEFSAGTFYRFATVDLRDLARNIGDRPDEVRELTAAFLNAFIRSLPQAKKNSTAPHTIPDLVHISVRADRPLSYAAAFESPVIAAAQGGYAAPSRTTLSGYAEDANRLLGTGGVVDAGWAGVDAKGLDGLGTRHTSFDALIDSALTSALPSGGAV